CCGGCACCCGCCGAAGGTGCCGCCCCGACGCCGCTCTGATTGTACGCCGCATACGTCAACGCCTGCGTCCCCGTCGGCCGGCCGAGTGTACCGGTGGAATTGGCGATCCTGGCTGCCGCCTGACCGTGCGTGACCACCGCCGAGCGAGTCTCGAAGGACGACAACCACAGTGGGGGCGCGGAGATTGAGGCACTGAAATCGGTCACCCGTTCCGGGCGGGCCGTATCGCCGTACATGAGCGTGGGGAGGCGCCAGACGTGCGTGCCGGCCCGGTTGCAGAAGTAGAGCCGGGATTGGCTCTTCGCGAGGGGATCGCCGTCGGCCCAGTAGGCGTAGAACGGGTCCTGAACATGGCGGGGCCGGCGAACGTAGGAGTGGTTGTACTGACTTGCGGTGGTCACGTCTCGGGTCTTCGTCCAGCTCTCGCCAAGGTCACGGCTGAGCCAGACGGCGACCTCGCCGCCGGTGCCATACCCTTGCGGCCCGTTCTCGGTCGGGCCCACGATGCGCAGCAGACCACCTTCGATGTAAAGGCTGCCCATGTCGTAGTTGTGATCGGAGCCGGTGATGTGACTGTACACCCACTGTTGCCCCGTCCAGCGAGCCAGGTGCCACGTCCGGGGTTCTCCCGCGGGGCCCGCCGCGTAGTTGCCGGATGTGATGTAGAGGATGCAGGGGTTGCCATTTTCGTCGAGGTTCGTGTCATTGATGTAGCAGAGCCGACTCTGCGCTTGGTAATCCACCAGGAGGGCCGGGTTACTGACCTGGCTCAGTGGCACCGTGACCGGCGTGCCGTTGGCGGTCGTCCAGGTCTGGCCTCGATCGGTGGTCTGGAGGTAGTAGAGATTGGTTCGCTTGTCGACATTGCCGCCCGGGTGGTAGTTGAAAGCAGTCGCGATCTTCCCGTCGCGCTCACAACTGGTCTGATAGTGGCCGCCGAAGCCCGCCATCTTGTGGTGCGGTGACCAGTGGATGCCGTCGCTGCTGGTTGCCCAGTAGAGCTCGCGGCCGGCGGTATACTTGGTGAACGTGTGCAGGAACAGCGGTTGCCCTATTCCATCGTCCAGATACCACGGCTGCGGATATGTGCGTTCGTCGGCGAGTTGGTATTCCCAGGTATCAATCGAGTACGGGTGCGCGCTGCGGTAGACCAAGCCGGGCCGCACCGTACCTCGCCCGCTGATGAAGACCCACAAGTGTCCTTCGCGGTCGATGAGCAGGGCCCCGTTGTCGTGAGGGTCGCTGATGCCGACCTTGTGGTAGACGACCACCGGTCGAGGCACTTCGCAGCTGGTGTGGTCGTAGCTCGAGGCCACGATCAGCAGATCGCCACTCTCATCGTCCACGCCGCCGTAGACAAAGAAGGTCTTGTTCACCGCTGGCGCAAAGATGGCCGTGGGTACGTGGTTGGCCGTGTAGGTACCGAGCCCGCCGGAGTACTTCGGCCCCCACTCGTTGTCCTGGCCGATCGTAAACCAGATGCCCCGGTAGCCGTCCAGTCGGGTGTTGGTCTCGACGCCCCGGGCCGAGTCGGCAACGGGGATGATCGCCACGGCCATCGCGAGGATCAGAACCCGGCGAACGTGCTTCCCGGGTCGCATCCCTGGCACGCCTGCACGTCCGGCGTTTGAGGAGCCGGCTATCCGTCGTTGACGCATGTCAGACGTCCCCCCTGAATCCCATCCGAGCCGGTCCGCACTTCGCCCCGGTGGGAGCCTCCGCGGCACCACACATCTTGGGTCCATTCCGCCCGGCGGCTTCGAGCCAACCGGCTGCCGGGTCATCACGGTGAGCAGTCCGGGGTCAGGTCCGAATTCCAGGAAACCGCCGGGCCGGTCACGCACTTCGCGAACTCCGCGAGATCGGTCGCATCAACCTTGTTGTCGCCGGTCTTGTCCAGGCAGAGACACGGATTCCCCTCGACCAGGACCTCGGCAAAGCAGAGTTGATACTGGCTGAAGTCGATCTGATCCACGTCGCCGTCGTCGTCCATATCGGCGAACGGCCGGTTGCACCATTTGCCCAGACACGGGTCGAGCCCCACGGTCATGAAGTCCGCTGGAGCGATAGCATGGTCGCTGACGACGATCTTATCCAGCAGACCGTAGAAGCCGCGGCCTCCGGTGCCGGTCGTGCGGTCGTTCCCGATGACGATCGCGGCGGAGCCGGGACTTGCCAAGGCCGGAGCCAGAACCTCGCCCTGCAGCTGCCCGTCGAGGTACCAGCGGATGTCCGTGCCGTCGTAAACCAAGGCGAAGTGGTACCAGGTGTTGGGTTGGATCTGAGCCGTGCCTCGCACGGGCGTAACCACGCCGCTGGTGTCGGCCCAAGCCACGGATAGTACGTTGTGGGTCGGAGCGGCATCGTCGTTGGCGGCCAGCCCGATTGCCAGCCGCGACTGGCCTTCAGACGCCGAGCGCATCATGCTGACCAGGCGGCTGCCCACGTGCGACGCCGTGACCGGAGTGGTCCGGAAGGTGTTGAAATAACCCTGGATCGTGACCGCGTTGGCCACATTGCCGGTGTCGCTGGGTACGTTCGTGTTGACCGCCACGTTCGGCAGATCCGGCAGAGACAGTACAAACGAACTGGTGAGCTGGGCGGGATCTATAGTCGCCGGCACCGCCGGAACACCTGTCTGGCCGAAAGCGGTATAGAAGCTCGCGAGAACGCCTGCTGGCGTGCCGTTCGGCGGTCCGACCAGGTTGTCAATGCAGTTCATGGTCTCCGCCGCTTGACCATCGGTCACCGGCTGGCCCTTGCTGGTCTCGAACGTGGACCGCCACAGCAAACCGCTGCCCGTGCCGCCGCCCTTGACCAGCATCTGGTCGGTCGCGAGCACCTTGTCCCAGATCCGGATCTCGTCCAGCAAGCCGTAGAATCCGCGATCGTTGGTCGCCGCCGTGCTCCGGTTATTCGCTAGGACGATCTTGCCCGTCCCGACGCCAACTACGCTTGGGCTGAGTACCTCGCCCTCCTGATTGCCATCCAGATACCAGCGCAGGGCGGTGCTGTCGTATGTCACCGCGAAGTGGTACCACCGGTTCGCTTCGAGGGGTGTTGTTCCATACTCGATGTGGTTGATGACCCCTGTGGCTGTTCCGTCTGACTCCGCCCAGTACGTGGCCAGCAGGTTCTTATCCTCCCCCGGATCGCCGTCCGGAGCAAGCGGATCGGTAACTGATGCATACGTCGATCCTACCCGAATCTCGTCGATCTCCCCCTTGTCCAGATTCGCTCCGCTGACGATCCGCAGATAGCTCAGCATCACTGTGCCGCTGAGGGTATTCGTCAACATCCAGGTCGTCGGCTCGGTAGTCGGCGTGGTATCGGTGGGGCCGTAGATACTCATGTAGCATTCATCAGCCGTCGCGGCGTGGCTGACGATCTTGGCAATCACGAAGTAGGTGTCGCCTGCGACCACCGCGCCCGTCGCATTGGCCGCCTGATTCAGGAAGAACGCGTCGCCGCTGGTCATGCCGATGCGGATCGTCTGGTTGGTCGTGCTGTTGCCCAGAGTGATCTCCAGGTTGTCGGCGGAAGTGGCGGCGGTGGACGTCTTCCGCATCAGCGTGCTCACGTACATCACCTCGCCTTCCGTGGTCAGGTCGAGAGACCGGCTGAGCTGCCGGGCCGCTGCGCCGCTCTTGACGCTGACCCGGGCTCCCGCCGGATCGTAGGGGAACGCTCCCGAGTCCAGACTGGTCAAGTCGTCCGACAGGGTGGCCGCGGCCGTGGTCCCGCTGGTGACCCACGCCTGAGCCCAGCCCTTGCCGCCCGCCTGGCCAACCAACGTCGTCCCGGCGTAGTCAAAGCCCTCATAGTCGAACAGCCCGGCCACAACCCCGACTCGAGCGGCATGAACCCCGATCGCCAGGCGCGACTGCCCGTCGTCCGCCGATCGCTTCTGCGTGACCAGCCGGCGGGCAATGTAGGTCGGCGAAGTCACCGGATCCGCGTTCGGCATGTAGAAATACCCCTCGAACGTCAGGCTACTCCCCAGGTTCCCGGCATCGCTCCGCAGGTTGGTGTTAATCCCTGTCCGGCGGTCATCCGGCGTGGACAACGCGAATGAGGCCGCCTGCCCTCCTGGATCGATCGTCGACGGAATCAGCCCGGCATACAGGCCGTGCTTCACATACAGCAGCGCCGGCAGGCTGGTTACACTGCCGGTCGCTAGCCCGGCGGCACCGACGGCGTTGTCCACGACCTCGGCGATCTGATCCTGGCTCACGGCCTCGCCCTGCTCGGTTTCAA
Above is a window of Phycisphaerae bacterium DNA encoding:
- a CDS encoding LamG domain-containing protein, with protein sequence MRGDLKARGFGRGPCLAVIVWAAMLMLGPGVSAKPIWCSPFETEQGEAVSQDQIAEVVDNAVGAAGLATGSVTSLPALLYVKHGLYAGLIPSTIDPGGQAASFALSTPDDRRTGINTNLRSDAGNLGSSLTFEGYFYMPNADPVTSPTYIARRLVTQKRSADDGQSRLAIGVHAARVGVVAGLFDYEGFDYAGTTLVGQAGGKGWAQAWVTSGTTAAATLSDDLTSLDSGAFPYDPAGARVSVKSGAAARQLSRSLDLTTEGEVMYVSTLMRKTSTAATSADNLEITLGNSTTNQTIRIGMTSGDAFFLNQAANATGAVVAGDTYFVIAKIVSHAATADECYMSIYGPTDTTPTTEPTTWMLTNTLSGTVMLSYLRIVSGANLDKGEIDEIRVGSTYASVTDPLAPDGDPGEDKNLLATYWAESDGTATGVINHIEYGTTPLEANRWYHFAVTYDSTALRWYLDGNQEGEVLSPSVVGVGTGKIVLANNRSTAATNDRGFYGLLDEIRIWDKVLATDQMLVKGGGTGSGLLWRSTFETSKGQPVTDGQAAETMNCIDNLVGPPNGTPAGVLASFYTAFGQTGVPAVPATIDPAQLTSSFVLSLPDLPNVAVNTNVPSDTGNVANAVTIQGYFNTFRTTPVTASHVGSRLVSMMRSASEGQSRLAIGLAANDDAAPTHNVLSVAWADTSGVVTPVRGTAQIQPNTWYHFALVYDGTDIRWYLDGQLQGEVLAPALASPGSAAIVIGNDRTTGTGGRGFYGLLDKIVVSDHAIAPADFMTVGLDPCLGKWCNRPFADMDDDGDVDQIDFSQYQLCFAEVLVEGNPCLCLDKTGDNKVDATDLAEFAKCVTGPAVSWNSDLTPDCSP
- a CDS encoding BNR-4 repeat-containing protein — encoded protein: MRPGKHVRRVLILAMAVAIIPVADSARGVETNTRLDGYRGIWFTIGQDNEWGPKYSGGLGTYTANHVPTAIFAPAVNKTFFVYGGVDDESGDLLIVASSYDHTSCEVPRPVVVYHKVGISDPHDNGALLIDREGHLWVFISGRGTVRPGLVYRSAHPYSIDTWEYQLADERTYPQPWYLDDGIGQPLFLHTFTKYTAGRELYWATSSDGIHWSPHHKMAGFGGHYQTSCERDGKIATAFNYHPGGNVDKRTNLYYLQTTDRGQTWTTANGTPVTVPLSQVSNPALLVDYQAQSRLCYINDTNLDENGNPCILYITSGNYAAGPAGEPRTWHLARWTGQQWVYSHITGSDHNYDMGSLYIEGGLLRIVGPTENGPQGYGTGGEVAVWLSRDLGESWTKTRDVTTASQYNHSYVRRPRHVQDPFYAYWADGDPLAKSQSRLYFCNRAGTHVWRLPTLMYGDTARPERVTDFSASISAPPLWLSSFETRSAVVTHGQAAARIANSTGTLGRPTGTQALTYAAYNQSGVGAAPSAGAGAFALSMPNSRTNGISTGIASDVGNLPRSLTFEGYFRTPESAAISSPTYIGRRLVTQKQSADGTTRLAIGLHTNGTNNVLAVFYKTPDGTNVMQLGTTPVLPNTWYYFALIGEGSHLRWFLNSHQEGDILDADMAAPGAGTLAVGNLRLDGSSDRGFYGLLDNIRISDRALDSSELLINGGHCELSCGQQPAADVLWCSGFEMEPGTAVSHGLPDSGADGTIDNTFGPCGTSAGAPKPSYAAYGQTGVGDAPASMAGSFALSWPNGQGVAVSTCLRGNAGHLRTNLTFEGLFSSADTQPITMPSAVGRRLVSQRAGGTTGGSRLAIGLHAVNGHNVLAVYWLGADQAGHTTFGQTPIQPGAWHHFALVYDGGLRWYLDGQEEGALTGVALASASDDPIVIGNDLATGLGERGFFGLIDEVRIVDAALSPKDFILPSTTPGEEPCYPACPLPFADADADADVDQSDFGKLQACFTGDDTGGQWILPECLCFDRDGNGAIGQIDVASFLECITGPDVAWTPQQTPSCLP